The nucleotide window CTGCACGACCAACTTGGTCACAATCACACGCTCCTCCCCCACTTTGCCAAGTATGAGAACCACTGGTTTGTCACCATTAGCAACGCGCAGCGTACCCCACTTCCAGACCTGCGTTACTTGACCACCATTTACCATGGCCTAGATGTAAACTCCATGCCATATGGTGAGGTGGCCGATGACTACTTTGTTTACTTTGGCCGGATGGTAGAAGACAAGGGTGTCCTGGATGCCATCGAAACCGCAAAGCGGGCAGGTGTGAAGCTGAAGCTGGTTGGCCCCCACTTTGAAGGCGAGGCTGCAGCGGCGTACTGGAAAGAAATCAGCCAGCATATTGATGGTGAACAAATTGAATACCTAGGCTCATTGGGGAAAGACGAGCTCTTCCCTATAGT belongs to Verrucomicrobiia bacterium and includes:
- a CDS encoding glycosyltransferase, translated to LHDQLGHNHTLLPHFAKYENHWFVTISNAQRTPLPDLRYLTTIYHGLDVNSMPYGEVADDYFVYFGRMVEDKGVLDAIETAKRAGVKLKLVGPHFEGEAAAAYWKEISQHIDGEQIEYLGSLGKDELFPIVSKAKAFINLINYQEAFGMVLIESMACGTPVIARRRGSIPEVIDHNGTGFVVETVDEAVEAVKNIEKISRSFCRTYTADRFGFTEYVNQYERMLEGVLAGD